One window of Deinococcota bacterium genomic DNA carries:
- a CDS encoding sugar isomerase gives MDPSLTSALKAQAIETPSWAYGNSGTRFKTFAAAGAARNVWEKVEDAALVHALSGVAPSVALHIPWDRVEDWAELRGFAESKGISL, from the coding sequence GTGGACCCCAGCCTGACAAGCGCCCTGAAAGCGCAGGCGATCGAGACGCCGAGTTGGGCCTACGGCAACTCCGGCACCCGCTTCAAGACCTTCGCCGCGGCGGGCGCCGCTCGCAACGTCTGGGAAAAGGTCGAGGACGCCGCGCTCGTTCACGCGCTCAGCGGCGTCGCGCCCAGCGTCGCCTTGCACATCCCCTGGGACCGCGTGGAGGACTGGGCCGAGCTGAGAGGCTTCGCCGAAAGCAAGGGGATTTCACTCG
- a CDS encoding DeoR/GlpR family DNA-binding transcription regulator — MMVKIDFVPLERHQAILQQALSRRVVRVKELAESFDVHEMTVRRDLDALTEQGLLERIHGGARLKQQASDEVGYHLRASSHTEAKERIARNALELVQDKDTVAIDASTTGLALARLLGGKAVTAIVTGLDAANVLSATGTPYMLVGGNFHAPARSYVGSLTSAVLTRLHPDRVFFSAKGFTPQAGFTDAHLPEVEVKEKLIASAGVVIALLDHSKFGRTALGTIATAREVDILVTDRAPEASVAEALEAAGTRLIVAGEA; from the coding sequence ATGATGGTCAAAATTGACTTCGTCCCCCTCGAGCGGCACCAGGCCATCCTTCAGCAGGCGCTCAGCCGCAGGGTGGTGCGCGTCAAGGAGCTTGCCGAGAGCTTCGATGTTCACGAGATGACGGTCCGGCGCGACCTCGACGCGCTCACCGAGCAGGGTCTCCTCGAGCGCATCCACGGCGGCGCCAGGCTCAAACAGCAAGCCAGCGACGAGGTGGGCTATCACCTGCGCGCCTCCTCTCATACCGAGGCCAAAGAACGCATCGCCCGTAATGCCTTGGAGCTCGTCCAGGACAAGGACACGGTCGCCATCGACGCCAGCACCACCGGCCTGGCGCTCGCCAGGCTGCTGGGAGGCAAGGCGGTGACCGCCATCGTGACGGGGCTCGACGCCGCCAACGTACTCTCGGCGACCGGCACCCCGTACATGCTGGTCGGCGGCAACTTTCACGCGCCAGCCCGCTCCTACGTCGGCTCGCTCACCTCGGCCGTCCTGACCCGCCTGCACCCCGACAGGGTCTTCTTTTCCGCCAAGGGCTTCACGCCACAAGCCGGCTTCACCGACGCCCACCTGCCCGAGGTCGAAGTCAAGGAGAAGCTCATCGCCTCGGCGGGCGTGGTGATCGCCCTCTTAGACCACAGCAAGTTCGGCCGCACCGCGCTAGGCACCATCGCCACCGCTAGAGAGGTCGACATCCTCGTCACCGACCGCGCGCCCGAGGCCAGCGTCGCCGAGGCGCTCGAGGCCGCCGGCACCCGCCTCATCGTGGCGGGTGAAGCCTAA
- a CDS encoding ABC transporter permease subunit, translated as MPKRAAPRAKGRSALRKLRNNWQLYLLVLPALLYFLVFHYYPMYGLQIAFKNYRAIDGIWGSPWVGLLQFERFFNSFYFWTVIQNTFLINLYQLALFPVSVIVALSINELRDGVFKRVTQTLTYAPHFISVVVMVGILIAFLHPVTGIINIIVQALGGQPISFMTEPGWFKTIYVFSGEWQNLGWGAIIYLAALASVDPQLHEAAIMDGATRMQRIWHINLPSILPTIVILLILQMGNFMALGFEKIYLMQNPLNLSSSEVIQTYVYKTGLLQAQYSFSAAVGLFNSVINFIILISFNRLAKRVSGTGLW; from the coding sequence ATGCCTAAAAGAGCGGCGCCCAGAGCGAAGGGCAGAAGCGCCTTGCGAAAACTGCGCAACAACTGGCAACTCTACCTTCTCGTCCTGCCGGCCCTCCTCTACTTCCTGGTGTTTCACTACTATCCCATGTACGGCCTGCAGATCGCCTTCAAGAATTACCGAGCCATCGACGGCATCTGGGGCAGCCCCTGGGTGGGCCTGTTGCAGTTCGAGCGCTTTTTCAACAGCTTCTACTTCTGGACCGTCATCCAGAACACTTTTCTGATCAACCTCTACCAGCTCGCGCTCTTTCCGGTGTCGGTGATCGTGGCCCTGTCGATCAACGAGCTGCGCGACGGCGTGTTCAAACGCGTCACCCAGACGCTCACCTACGCGCCGCACTTTATCTCGGTAGTGGTGATGGTGGGCATCCTCATCGCCTTTTTGCACCCCGTGACCGGCATCATCAACATCATCGTCCAGGCGCTCGGCGGGCAGCCGATCTCCTTTATGACCGAGCCCGGCTGGTTCAAGACCATCTACGTGTTTTCGGGCGAGTGGCAGAACCTGGGCTGGGGCGCCATCATCTACCTGGCCGCGCTCGCTTCGGTCGACCCGCAGCTCCACGAGGCCGCCATCATGGACGGCGCCACCCGGATGCAGCGCATCTGGCACATCAACTTGCCGAGCATCCTGCCGACCATCGTCATCTTGCTCATCTTGCAGATGGGCAACTTCATGGCGCTCGGCTTCGAGAAGATCTACCTCATGCAAAACCCCCTCAACCTGTCGTCTTCCGAGGTTATCCAGACCTACGTCTACAAGACCGGTCTGTTGCAGGCGCAGTACAGCTTTTCGGCCGCCGTGGGGCTGTTCAACTCGGTCATCAACTTCATCATCCTCATTTCCTTCAACCGGCTAGCCAAACGCGTGTCGGGCACGGGATTATGGTAA